The window GTCTTTGGCAAAACGTGAGGTCTGCCATGGTAGAGGTAAAAGCTCGTCGTGTCAATGCTCTGGTAGGTTTCGAAGACGTACGAACATTTCAGCTTTAGCTACTGTCTTGTCGCGCactttctgtctttgttgtaCTAGTCACGCTTGTAGCTCTAATGCCACCAATCACCTGATCAACACGGCACCGCTTATTCACAATTGCCGTTGTGTGCAGCTGTAGAGAAATGTGGAAATCAAATCTTTTCTGAGGACGAACCATCTCGATTTCCTGACCACCAGGTGTCTTCATGCATGAACTGCAAGTGGAAGTTGTCTGTTGCTGCCAACAAGCGAGTCAGACTTACGTTCTCACAATTTGTTCTTGGATCTGGAGACAAAGTCCACATTTATAATGGTCATTCGAAGAAATCTCCACTCATTGTTAGCTACAGAGAAGGCGACAGTCCGACAGATGTTGTATCAAATAGAAGTTCGATGACAGTAAAAGTTATTACAGATCGTTGTGGGCAGAATCCTTTGATAAACGGATTTTTTGAAGCTATTGGTATTGTAACAATGCTTGTAAAGACAAggctgtaattaattaaatatttaatttttagatTGTGGAAATCTGTTTTATATGAAAGCAGGAAGGGGAAAATCAAAGCAAATTCAGTCTCCTAACTTTCCACAAAAGTATGCGAACAAATTGGACTGCATGTGGATGTTTGTCAGTAATGGGAATTCACTACTATCAGCACGTATCAACATCGAGGTTGTTGGTACTGCAGGATCACGAGACAAACTGATCATTCAGAAATCTCTGGAAGTGTCTAGATCGGACAGCCAAGTGCATGAGTACTATGGAAAAACtaaaagaaataaagcattaaCATTGAGAAACACTCCTGGATTTACAATCAAATTTGTTTCTAATCGAGGAAACCGGGGGAAAGGATTTTCACTAAATGTTGTTGCTCTTGCACAAGGTAACTCTTTTATATTATTGACTTGTATTATCGTAATAATACTAATTTTATGCAGGTCTTCATTGTCCTACCCCCAAAAGTTTAAAATATGGTTTTTTAAGTCTAATCAATTTTGGTAGAACTGCCAAATATGTTTGTTATCATGGGTATAAACTCTACGGAATCAATAAGCGATCATGCTCTAACAGTAAATGGACGCCATCAAACACTCCTACATGCAAACGTATTAGCACTATACTGCTGTTCTTTCTTTCCTTTTTTCATTTTTTCCTTTGATAGCTGTAAGTTTCTGCACTTTGCCATCGAACATGGAAGTTTCCAATAGATCTAGTAAGGTGGCAATCGGAGAAGAAGTGATTCTCTACTGTACACGAGGGTATAAGCTTTCGAATTCGCTCAAATTATTGCCAGCATTGTGCGATTGCAATGGCAAGTGGAACATAACTACTAACCCATCACCATGCGAAGGTTTCGTTAATGTCATGTTTAAGTTAAGACAGTGATCGCAATTGCCAATTAGACAAAATTTTATTGCAGACTATTTCTGTACCTCTCCACCTCCTACTCCAGGTGGTGCGACATCGTTTGAAGATGACGAGAAAAGGGTAATTTTTTCCGTCGGATCAAGAGTGAATTACACGTGTCCGGAGGGGTATGCCTTAGATGGCATTCCTTATCGCGTTTGCACTGAAGATCTCGATTGGGAGCCACATTCTACAATTCACAATTGTCGCAGTACGCCATTTTTGTTATTCTTTCTGTGCATTTCGTACTCTGGATTAATTGTGTTTAGAAAACCTTCACGTTTGCTCGGATCCTGGAGAACCGGAGAATGGAATGCGTAGAATAAAGTCGTTTGCAAATGGGCGTCTCGCAGTCTTTGGCTGTAAACCTGGGTTTACATTGTTTGGAACCGGCTTGCGTACTTGTATGGTTGATGAGCAAAACAACACGTTTTGGAACGGCAAGGAAGTTTGCTGTAAAAgtatg of the Corticium candelabrum chromosome 2, ooCorCand1.1, whole genome shotgun sequence genome contains:
- the LOC134198298 gene encoding uncharacterized protein LOC134198298 gives rise to the protein MKLSFLILAVTALACLQLSLAKREVCHGRGKSSSCQCSAVEKCGNQIFSEDEPSRFPDHQVSSCMNCKWKLSVAANKRVRLTFSQFVLGSGDKVHIYNGHSKKSPLIVSYREGDSPTDVVSNRSSMTVKVITDRCGQNPLINGFFEAIDCGNLFYMKAGRGKSKQIQSPNFPQKYANKLDCMWMFVSNGNSLLSARINIEVVGTAGSRDKLIIQKSLEVSRSDSQVHEYYGKTKRNKALTLRNTPGFTIKFVSNRGNRGKGFSLNVVALAQGLHCPTPKSLKYGFLSLINFGRTAKYVCYHGYKLYGINKRSCSNSKWTPSNTPTCKPVSFCTLPSNMEVSNRSSKVAIGEEVILYCTRGYKLSNSLKLLPALCDCNGKWNITTNPSPCEDYFCTSPPPTPGGATSFEDDEKRVIFSVGSRVNYTCPEGYALDGIPYRVCTEDLDWEPHSTIHNCRKNLHVCSDPGEPENGMRRIKSFANGRLAVFGCKPGFTLFGTGLRTCMVDEQNNTFWNGKEVCCKSDFKSPLGLAFQLKETFTDRVRACVTDSYPFALTVENSTASASTVETNLLTDADNQLPASPDCSGRTVVVGEGCIDLIYIVDCSKSVGKENFHNSLDFVGHSAGLFNINNDTTRNDTARVALITFDDRVHPIFNLGEKATLVETITAINKTKFCEGATAVRRVLKFVREKVIPISRPQCKRAIFLISDGVNNWAGDPIIEAEELKKEKGLEIYTIAFGVGQQGRRVDTKALETLASNSNYHFKVRNASTIRDELKKGFTTKFDFCKTCGRAVAPKCRNQHHGVCLSETGAWPWVVAIYRIERRNPVFHCGGVVISECMILTAAHCLVGRKIEELVVVVGDTQRFVKEFSEKTYTIKQVLIHQEYDAVSFNRDIALLKLNCNCTCSPYVRRVDYQLHRTISTTVRGPTV